The Colius striatus isolate bColStr4 chromosome 13, bColStr4.1.hap1, whole genome shotgun sequence genome includes the window acctggatgaggggacagaggaaccctcagtgagttccctgctggtaccaaactgggagcactggctgattccccagagactgagctgccaggcagtgagagctggacaggctgcgagttgggcacagaggaacctgctgagggtcaccaagggcaggggcagagtcctgcagctggggaggaacaaccccctgcaccaggccaggctgggggtgacctgctggagagcagctccaggagacagacctggcagtgctgggtgataagaaactgcccatgagcagcaacgtggcctcgtgggcaagaagccaatggcagcctgggggcatccagcagagtgtgggcagcagggccagggagcttctgctccccctctgctctgccacatgtgctgaggcctcagctggagtcctgtgcccagttgtgggctccccagctgcagagggacagggaactgctgcagagaggccagtgcagggccacccagatgctcagggcactggagcatcttccttgtgaggaaaggctgcgggccctggggctgttcaggctggagaagaggagactgagggggcagctcattcatagctccaaatctctcactggtgggtgtcaggagcttggggcagcactttctgtctgttgtatccaatgacaggacaaggggtgatgggatgaagctgcaacacaaacagttccattgaaacacaagggaaaactgtttgagtgtttgagtgagggagccctggcccaggctgcccagggagggtgtggaggctcctgctcttaaggtcttcaagaccctcctggacatgttcctgtgtgagctgatgtaggtgggagctgctttggcagggggttgggctggatgagctctacaggtcccttccaaccccaccctctccattctgtgactctaagGGGTGGTAGGTGAGGTAAGGGGGTTTCTGAGGCTGCTTACCTAACAAGAACACTCAGAGCACCCAGTGGAGTTACCAGTGTTGCAGGGGCAAAGGCATAGGCAGCGAAATTTGCAGCTTCTCCAACTCCCACTGCAAGAGAAACTCTGTCAGGTGAGCATCCAAGCAGGAGCAACTCAGCATGACACAAGTCTGAGTGCAGTCAGATGGGAGCCTCAGTTTCTCCCTGAGCATCCTGAGGTATGTCATGCAACCAGGAAAGGACAGCACCAGCAAGAATGAGCAGCAGTCCAATACAGGTTCTCTTGGGAAGAGAAAGCTCATGGTTGTTCATCATACATGGCTATGCAACTGAGCAGTCACCACAGAGAAACAATGTCCTCCAAGCTGAAAGGAGCTTTGACTTGTTTGGTGTCTCTAagtgctgccctgctccctggAACAGCTTTTACAGCTTTCATAAGGGCAAATCAAGGACAATTGGTTATTCATGTTGACGAGTgtaaggcagagctgctgggatggCTGTGGCACTAAAGCCACAGTGCTGGGTGTGCTGGCACAGCCATGCTGTGGGCAGCCCATCTCAGAGCACTAACCCAGCCCACTTACACGAGAGCCTCAACCCCAATTCAGCAGAGAAACCTGGTAAAGCAGGAGATTTTAGTATGGTTTTGAGTTAGAACAGAACATGAAAGGAACTGAAAGCAAGGACAGACCCCTGTGACATGTGCCTGGGTACTtactgcagagcagccctgcccACCACAGCCACTCCCGCAGGTATGCGTGGCCTCCTTGCCCTAGGGAAACAAGGCACAGGAAGGAGAAGGCTCAGCTGAAGCTACACAGAAGGCTCAGTCAGGATCCTGCCTCTGAGAAGCAAgtgggagcagcctggtctCACCCTGAGGGCTGTCCCACACACAGACAAGCATCCCTTCCTTCACCCCTAAGCCaaggtttcatagaatcacagcatggtaggggctgggagggacctgtagagctcacccagcccaaacccctgccaaagcagctcccacctagatcagctcacacaggaacgtgtccaggagagtcttgaagagctccagaacaggagcctccacaccctccctgggcagcctgggccagggctccctcactcaaacactcaaacagtttctccttgtgtttcaatggaactgtttgtgttgcagcttcatcccatcaccccttgtcctgtcactggatacaacagaaggaaagtgctgccccaagctcctgacacccaccagtgagagatttggagctatgaatgagctgccccctcagtctcctcttctccagcctgaacagccccagggcccgcagcctttcctcacaaggaagatgctccagtgccctgagcatctgggtggccctgcactggcctctctgcagcagttccctgtccctctgcagctggggagcccacaactgggcacaggactccagctgaggcctcagcacatgtggcagagcagagggggagcagaagctccctggccctgctgcccacactctgctggatgcccccaggctgccgttggcttcttgcccacgaggccacgttgctgctcatgggcagtttcttatcagccagcactcccaggtctgtctcctggagctgctctccagcaggtcacccccagcctggcctggtgcagggggttgttcctccccagctgcaggactctgcccctgcccttggtgaccctcagcaggttcctctgtgcccaactcgcagcctgtccagctctcactgcctggcagctcagtctctggggaatcagccagtgctcccagtttggtgccagcagggaactcactgagggtccctctgtcccctcatccaggtgcttgatgaagatgttgaaccagactggccccagaacccatccctgtggaactccactggccacaggcctccaacctgactctgtgccattgatcagcaccctctgggctctgtcattcagccagttctccatccacctcacctccactcatccagcccacactgcctgagctttctgatgagggtgttgtgggagacaatgCCCAGAGCCTTGCTGAACTCAAGGCAGATGCcatcactgctctcccctcccgTATGCAGCCGGTTTGATCGGCCGCTCTGGAAACGCGTCTTTGCTGGCCACGGGCGACGGCGAAAAGTCTCGTGTGAGCCCACGCTGGCCCCGGCTGGAGGCCGGTTGGAGACGGGCACGGCCGCTCGCCGCTGCCTCCCGAGGCCGccccagcccggcccagccTAACCCAGCCcaacccagcccagcccagcccggcccggcccggcccgcatCGGCGGTACCTGCCCTGGCGCGGCCGCGGCGGCACAGCCGGAGCAGCCCCTTCTTCTTGAGGACGAAGCTGCCGCCGATGAAAGCGCTGGAGGACAGGGCCAGGCCGAGCCCCACGCAGAAGCCGGGCGGCCCGGCCGCAGCGCCCATGGCCGCGGCGCTCCCCGGAACGCCGGCAGCCGTTCCCCGGAACGCCGGCAACCGCTCCCCGGAACGCCGGCAGCCGTTCCCCGGAACGCCGGCAACCGCTCCCCGGAACGCCGGCAGCCGTTCACCGGAACGCCGGCAACCGCTCCCCGGCCGCGCGGGGCGGGACGGAAGGGACGGAACGGGCGGCGCGGAGCCTGCGCAGCACGCCGGGCCTCCGGGGGCCGTTGGCCGTGGGGCCGTGAGCCCGGGGACTGTGGGCCCGGGGGCCGTGGGGCTGTGGGCCTGGTGTGCGGTGTGAGCCGGCAGcagcgcggccccggcccgcagcgccgccgccgccgctgctcgAGGGCCCGGGCCCGGTGCTGGGCCGCGGCTGCCTTCCCGGCGCCCGGGTGACTGTGCGGTTTCCAGGCTGAGGAGGAGAGGATGAGTAAGGGCAAGGACGATGCCCCGCATGAGCTGGAGAGCCAGTTCGTGCTGCGGCTGCCGCCGGTAagggccgcgccgggccgggccgggccgggccgggccttGGGGAGCGTCGGGATCGAGAGGGATTAGCAGGGCGGGTGAAGGCAGTGGGAAAGCCGCGGGCCTGGCAGGGGATGTGGCAGCAGGCTGCGTGCTTTTGGCCTCGGGTAGCCCGTTCCCACTCGCTCAGACAATTTTCCAGGACGCCCTGGCGGGAGGGACTCCTGTGACAGAGCAGCAGGCTTGGAACACAACTGAGAGGGTCAGGGAGGGATCAACGTAAGGGCAGAGCTTTAGCAAGTGCTGGGTCATCCCTTACTGTGGCTGTGAGTGCACTTGATGCTGTAAGGTAGATGCTTAAAGCTGAGACTGTGTCCTGCTGACAGGAATAAAACATTCCTGagccccagctctgggcccctcagctgcagaaggacagggagctgggagagagtccagcacagggcacagaggtgctggagtggagcatctgccttgtgctgaaaggctgagggagctggggctctgcagcttggagaagaggagcctgaggggtgagctcaggaatggttccagatgcatcaagggtgggtgtgaggaggctggagccaggctgtgctcagggatggccagtgacaggacaaggggcaatgggcacaagctgggcTGGAAAGGGATGCtcagaaggggaggagggaaaggattGAAGATCatgacaggaggctggagccaggctgtgctcagggatggccagtgacaggacaggggcaagctggagcataagaggttccaacCCCCCCCTCCATGTAAGTACCCAGGCAGTGGGGAAGTGTTTCCTCTCACACCATGAGCCAAGGCCTTCTGACAGCAGATGGGAGCTGGGGAGATGTTCCTCCATTGCCACCAAGCCCCTGGTGTCAGAGGCCACCACACAGGGCACTGCAGGATCTCCCTGCCCACTGTCCCCTGGGCTGAACCTGCCCAGAgatggctgcagggctgctcccacctgtgggctgcagacacagctcctgctcccagggGCTCTCCTCAGGCTGGCTGAGTCCCCTACTTGTCCCAGACAAGGAGCTGAAAGGGGATTGGCACAACCTACTCTTGAGGTACACAGGTCCTCCctgatggccagtgacaggacaaggggcaacaagctggaactgaagagCTTCCAGAgcaacacaaggaggaatttgttccctgttgaggtgagggagcactggcaggggctgcccagatgggctgtggaggctccttctctggagacatcccaacccagctggttcctgtgtgccctgctctaggtggtgctgccctggcaggggggttgcactgggtgagctctgcaggtcccttctaTCCATTaacactctgggattctgtgagggGAGCTGTGGCTTCCCCCAGAGCTGTGGCCTTGTGGCAGGGTGTCTGGCAAGGGCCCCACATCCCTGTCACAGCTGCGTCGTGCCAGGAGTGTGAAGAGCACTGGGAATAACAGAGAAACAAGGTTTAACACGTGGTATTGTGTGACTGTGTTGGGGTGGCAGGGGTGTTTAAAGCTGGGTAAGCAGGACAGAAGCCTTTGGAGGCTGTCAGAGGAAGCACACCCTGATGTGAGCTGTCCCTCTCCCCAGGAATACGCCTCCACGGTGCGGCGAGCGGTGCAGTCCGGGAACGTCAACTTGAAGGACAGGCTCACCATTGAGCTCCACGGTGAGTGAGCAGGGTGGGAGCATCCCAGAGCTCCTCTGACCATGCACAGGTGAAGCTGTGCAGCTGGCCTGTGTTtcccccctccagccctgctgcccatgGGGCTCAGGGTTagccctccagccccagcgCTGACTGTCCCGTGGCTTCCCGCAGCCGACGGCCGCCACGGGATTGTCCGTGTGGATCGAGTGCCGCTGGCAGCCAAGCTGGTGGATCTGCCCTGCATCGTGGAGAGCCTCAAAACCATCGACAAGAAAACCTTCTACAAGACTGCAGACATTTGCCAGGTATGGGCTGTGCTCCTTAGAATCACACAGTCACTAGATagtgggggctgggagggacctgtagagctcatccagcccaaccccttgccaaagcagctcccacctacatcagggcacacaggaacgtgtccaggggggtcttgaagacctccaaggaaggagcctccacaccccccctgggcagcctgggccagggctccctcactcaaacactcaaacagtttctccttgtgtttcaatggaactgtttgtgttgcagcttcatcccatcaccccttgtcctgtcattggatacaacagacagaaagtgctgccccaagctcctgacacccaccagtgagagatttggagctatgaatgagctgccccctcagtctcctcttctccagcctgaacagccccagggcccgcagcctttcctcacaaggaagatgctccagtgccctgagcatctgggtggccctgcactggcctctctgcagcagttccctgtccctctgcagctggggagcccacaactgggcacaggactccagctgaggcctcagcagctgtggcagagcagagggggagcagaagctccctggccctgctgcccacactctgctggatgcccccaggctgccattggcttcttgcccacgaggccacgttgctgctcatgggcagtttcttatcagccagcactgccaggttcTTGCCTGATTCCTTGCTTCCCACTGCAGGACACCCCTTGCTGTGCTTTGGCAGCTGGACACCCAGTGTAATGTGACTGATTTCTGTATCCTCACAGTATCAGCAGGCCAAAATTCCCCACCCTGCAAGGCATTTAGAAAGCCCATCTCTGAAGTGTGAAGTGGGCTTTGTCTGTGTGAAGCTGGGTTTGGATGTGAATGGAGCTAAGGGTGCAAGGCTGGGTTTCTCACACCCTGTGCCTGGGAATCTCTTTGGCTCACAACATGCCATTgcttcaaaacccagctggatgagttcctgtgtgccctactctaggtgctgctgctctgacaggggggttgcactgggtgagctcttcaggtccctcccagcccttgagaccCTGTGACTGGTCACTATTCATTTTCCAGAAGAGCTTTCCCATCCTTTTGCCCTCATGTTGATAAGTTAAAGTGTTTATGGGGTGGTTCCAGATGCTTGTCTGCACTGTGGATGGTGACCTCTACCCTCCTTTGGAAGAGCAAACTGTGAGCACTGATCCCAAagcaaacaagaagaaagataaagacagggagaagaaattcaTCTGGAACCATGGCAGTGAGTAGAGGCTGTGCCCAACCCCCCGGCCCAGCACCCCGTTGTCCCCACAGCCACGCAGGGCCCTCACTGGGCCTGGTTGGGCTGCTGCTCCATGGCAGTGCAAGCTCTTTTCCTGAAGGGATCTTGTCCCTTTTGGCACACAGCTCTCCCTTTATGCCATCTGCCTGACACAGGCAACCTGTTTCCTTTGTCACAGTCACTCTCCCCCTGAAAAACGTCCGGAAGAGGCGGTTCCGGAAGACAGCGAAGAAGAAGGTGAGTTGCTTCTCACACagatgcagctgcagcaagCAGGGCATGGCAAGGCAGAGGCATTAGAGCTGGAACTGCCTGGTAGTCCACAAAGCATGTGGTTCCTTGACATTGCTTCACATTTCCTTGCCTGAGATGAGGGTGACAGGAAGGTTTAAACACTTCTTTGGCCACTTCTTCCATGGTTTctgaggtgctgctgcagggaactGTTGGATTCTGTTCTGGCAGCTGCactcagagaatcacagagtggtttcagctggaagggatctttcagctcatggggtgcagcctctgtcccagccccatcaccccccagcccattgccctcagtgcagcacccacccagctctgaaacccctccagggacggtgactccagcagctccctgggcagccccttccaatgcctgacagccctggcagcacagaaactcctcctcacacccagcctgagcctcccctgctgacacttgaggctgtttcctcttgttctattgcttgttaccagggagaacagactgaccctcacctgcATTGCCATAGCACTTCTTGCTCGTAGGGAAGACTCACATGGAGATGAGGCTTCAGTCATTCCTGCTTCCCCAGCTGAGATCTCTCTCTGTGTGGCTCATTCTCTTCCCTGCCAAGCAGCACTACAAATAGAATAACTTGTCATTGTGGCTGGGGGAGTGACAACAGATGGAGCTCAGAGCCTGAGTCTGTTCGTATGCACAAAGCAGGCAAGGTGTTGGGGAGAGGCTGGGAGGACTtgttctgctctgctttgctaCTTCTGAGAACAAGATGGGGTGTTAGTTCTGCATGACATCTGAGACACAAATGACTCCAGGCAATTCTTACAGCCCACAGGAGAGATTTGATGCCACTGCATTAAGATTCTTGGCTAATTAAAAAGTGACAAAGTGAGACCTTGTTTTGAGCAAAGTGGGAAGGGGCTGAGTTGTCCATCCACCAGGAAACAACATCCCCAGGGCTTCCTTCACAAGTAGTGCAGCTAAAAAAGTCAGAGCATCAAGTTGCTCTGTGCAAAAGAGATGGGTTACTTTCTGGAGGTACATAAATGACTTTTAGGATGAGCATGAGCAAAGGTTGAACGGGAAACATGAGAGAAGAGAGGCTTGAAGCAGGGCTCTGTCCAGAGGTGGAGGGTTGGAGTTCACCTGCACCAGCACACACGAGGCATTTCATGGTGTCCCTGTTGTCTTTCCTCTCTCTGGCCCAGTACATTGAGTCTCCTGATGTGGAAAAAGAGGTGAAACGTCTCCTGAGCACAGATGCTGAAGCTGTCAGTGTCCGTATCCTTTCGTGAGAGCAAGGGTGGCACAGGACACTGTGTGGGACCTGGGGGGAGGCTCTGGAAAGGAGAGTCCAGTTTAACTTGGAGTGGGCATGAAAGCCTGGGAGGTAAGGTAAAAAAGGAGAAGGACATGAGAAGCACTCAAGGTGTGGAGCTTCATCTTGGCCTTGTTCAAAGCTCCTTTCTTTGTGGTGATCTTCCACAGTGCTGTTACTGAGCAGGAGCTgaagtgacagcagagaggtCACCAGAAGAGAGGGCTGGAGTGATTGCTGCTGGATGTGCACAGCTGGCTTGGAGTCTGGCAGCTTTTAGTGTTCTGTTGCTGTACTGCACCTTTCATGGTCCTCTTTTTTTGCCCTTGACTTGCCTGTTCCTGCCCTCAGGCTGGGAAGTCATTGCTGAAGATGAAACCAAAGAAGTGGACAACCACGGCTCTCTCACCAGCCT containing:
- the TAF7L gene encoding transcription initiation factor TFIID subunit 7-like, coding for MSKGKDDAPHELESQFVLRLPPEYASTVRRAVQSGNVNLKDRLTIELHADGRHGIVRVDRVPLAAKLVDLPCIVESLKTIDKKTFYKTADICQMLVCTVDGDLYPPLEEQTVSTDPKANKKKDKDREKKFIWNHGITLPLKNVRKRRFRKTAKKKYIESPDVEKEVKRLLSTDAEAVSVRWEVIAEDETKEVDNHGSLTSLDISSPGMSGHKQGHGSSEHDELREIFNDISSSSEDEDERDHHDDEDLNIMDTEEDLERQLQDKLNESDGQQQENEGSNQIVMGIQKQIDNLKSKLQETQDRRKRQEDLIMKVENLALKTRLQAMLDEFKQQEEREKQQMTSLQEQLESLMEK